A genomic region of Enterococcus sp. 12C11_DIV0727 contains the following coding sequences:
- the rpmJ gene encoding 50S ribosomal protein L36: MKVRPSVKPMCEHCKVIRRNGRVMVICPANPKHKQRQG, translated from the coding sequence ATGAAAGTAAGACCATCAGTAAAACCAATGTGTGAGCATTGTAAAGTAATTCGCCGTAATGGACGTGTTATGGTCATTTGCCCAGCAAATCCAAAACATAAACAACGTCAAGGATAA
- the rpmD gene encoding 50S ribosomal protein L30 produces the protein MAELKVTLKRSIIGRPQNQKDTVKALGLGKVNSSVVKPDNVAIKGMINTVSHLVDVEEV, from the coding sequence ATGGCTGAATTAAAAGTTACATTAAAACGCAGCATCATCGGACGTCCTCAAAACCAAAAAGATACAGTTAAAGCATTAGGTTTAGGAAAAGTAAACAGCTCTGTTGTCAAACCTGATAATGTTGCCATTAAAGGTATGATCAACACTGTGTCACATTTAGTGGACGTTGAAGAAGTTTAA
- a CDS encoding adenylate kinase, whose amino-acid sequence MNLILMGLPGAGKGTQAEQIVDTYGIPHISTGDMFRAAMKNETALGLEAKSYIDKGALVPDDVTNGIVKERLAEPDTDKGFLLDGFPRTLDQAEALDKMLTELNKKIDAVIDIHVEEEILVERLAGRFICRSCGATYHKIFNPPTVEGTCDRCGGHEFYQREDDKPETVKNRLAVNIKSSAPILDFYKAKSVLHTIDGNREIDTVFSEVKEIIEKK is encoded by the coding sequence ATGAACCTCATTTTAATGGGATTGCCTGGAGCAGGCAAAGGAACTCAAGCAGAACAGATCGTGGATACTTATGGTATTCCTCATATTTCTACAGGAGATATGTTCCGTGCTGCAATGAAAAACGAAACTGCTCTTGGCTTAGAAGCGAAATCTTATATCGATAAAGGTGCTTTGGTTCCGGACGATGTAACAAATGGAATTGTCAAAGAACGTTTGGCAGAACCTGATACTGATAAGGGTTTTTTATTAGATGGTTTTCCTCGGACTTTGGATCAAGCAGAAGCATTAGATAAAATGTTAACAGAATTAAATAAAAAAATTGATGCTGTCATCGACATCCATGTTGAAGAAGAAATTTTGGTTGAACGCTTAGCTGGTCGGTTTATCTGCCGCTCATGTGGTGCAACTTATCACAAAATCTTCAATCCTCCTACCGTAGAAGGAACATGTGATCGTTGCGGCGGACATGAATTTTATCAAAGAGAAGATGACAAGCCTGAAACGGTCAAAAACCGTCTGGCAGTCAACATCAAAAGCAGTGCACCAATTTTAGACTTTTATAAAGCTAAAAGCGTATTGCATACAATAGATGGGAATCGCGAGATCGATACTGTTTTTTCTGAAGTGAAAGAAATCATTGAAAAAAAATAG
- the rpsM gene encoding 30S ribosomal protein S13 yields the protein MARIAGVDIPRDKRVVISLTYIFGIGNTTAKKVLANVGVSEDIRVRDLTNEQTDAIRAEIDKLKIEGDLRREVNLNIKRLMEIGSYRGIRHRRGLPTRGQNTKNNARTRKGPARTVAGKKK from the coding sequence ATGGCTCGTATTGCAGGAGTAGACATCCCTCGTGATAAACGTGTAGTAATTTCCCTTACTTATATTTTTGGTATTGGTAACACTACTGCTAAAAAAGTTTTAGCAAACGTTGGCGTATCTGAAGATATTCGTGTTCGTGACTTAACAAACGAACAAACAGATGCTATCCGTGCGGAAATCGATAAGTTAAAAATTGAAGGTGATCTTCGTCGTGAAGTGAACTTGAACATCAAACGTTTGATGGAAATCGGTTCATACCGTGGTATCCGTCACCGTCGTGGATTACCAACTCGTGGACAAAACACGAAAAATAATGCACGTACTCGTAAAGGCCCAGCTCGTACTGTAGCAGGCAAGAAAAAATAA
- the secY gene encoding preprotein translocase subunit SecY codes for MFKLLKDAFKVKDIRSKILFTVFILFVFRLGAHITVPGVNAKGLQDLSNLPFLNMLNMVSGSAMQNFSIFSMGVSPYITASIIIQLLQMDIVPKFVEWSKQGEVGRKKLNQATRYLTIFLGIAQSIGITAGFQSLSSAGIVKNPNTSTFVMIAVILTGGTMFVTWLGEQITEKGIGNGVSMIIFAGIISRLPEGIKEIVDDYFINIESSRIWQSVIFIVILIIAILAVVTLVTFFQQAERKIPIQYTKRVSGAPTSSYLPLKVNAAGVIPVIFASSLIATPNAVLQAFSKSYAGEGWYDVMTQIFSYNTVPGAIIYTVLIVAFTFFYAFVQVNPEKLAENLQKQGSYIPSVRPGKGTEEYISGMLMRLSVVGSIFLGLVALLPIIAQMIWKLPQSIGLGGTSLLIVIGVALETAKQLEGLMLKRQYVGFINK; via the coding sequence ATGTTTAAACTATTAAAAGATGCTTTTAAAGTCAAAGACATTAGATCAAAAATTTTGTTTACTGTATTCATTCTTTTTGTATTTCGTTTAGGTGCGCACATAACTGTACCTGGCGTAAATGCAAAAGGTTTGCAAGACTTAAGCAATTTACCATTTTTAAATATGTTGAATATGGTCAGCGGTAGTGCTATGCAAAACTTCTCTATCTTTTCGATGGGGGTTTCACCATACATTACAGCATCGATCATCATCCAATTATTACAAATGGATATCGTTCCAAAATTTGTAGAATGGTCGAAGCAAGGTGAAGTAGGACGTAAGAAATTGAATCAAGCAACAAGATATCTAACGATTTTCTTGGGTATTGCTCAATCTATTGGGATTACTGCTGGATTTCAAAGTTTAAGTAGTGCTGGGATCGTAAAAAATCCTAACACGAGCACGTTTGTGATGATCGCTGTGATTTTAACTGGTGGAACAATGTTTGTTACATGGTTGGGAGAACAAATTACTGAAAAAGGAATCGGAAATGGAGTTTCAATGATTATCTTCGCGGGGATCATTTCTCGTTTACCAGAAGGAATCAAAGAGATCGTTGATGATTACTTTATCAATATTGAATCTTCTAGAATTTGGCAATCTGTGATTTTTATTGTGATTTTGATTATTGCAATTTTAGCTGTTGTTACATTAGTAACATTTTTCCAGCAAGCAGAACGAAAAATTCCGATCCAATATACAAAACGCGTTTCTGGTGCACCAACAAGTAGTTATTTACCGTTAAAAGTAAATGCTGCTGGTGTTATCCCAGTTATCTTTGCTAGTTCATTGATCGCAACGCCGAATGCTGTTTTACAAGCCTTCTCTAAAAGCTATGCTGGTGAAGGTTGGTACGATGTAATGACACAAATTTTTAGTTACAATACCGTTCCAGGTGCGATTATTTATACTGTACTGATCGTTGCTTTTACATTCTTCTATGCATTTGTTCAAGTTAACCCTGAGAAATTAGCGGAAAACTTACAAAAACAAGGAAGCTATATTCCAAGCGTACGACCAGGTAAAGGGACAGAAGAATATATTTCTGGAATGTTAATGAGACTAAGTGTTGTCGGTTCTATATTCCTAGGACTAGTTGCCTTACTACCGATCATTGCACAAATGATCTGGAAGCTACCGCAATCTATCGGTCTCGGAGGAACAAGCTTACTGATTGTAATTGGTGTTGCTTTAGAAACAGCGAAACAATTAGAAGGTTTAATGTTGAAACGTCAATATGTTGGCTTTATCAATAAGTAA
- the rpsK gene encoding 30S ribosomal protein S11 has protein sequence MAAKKVSRKRRVKKNIETGIAHIHSTFNNTIVMITDSHGNALAWSSAGSLGFKGSKKSTPFAAQMAAEAATKAAQEHGLKTVDVTVKGPGSGREAAIRSLQATGLEVTAIRDVTPVPHNGCRPPKRRRV, from the coding sequence ATGGCAGCAAAAAAAGTTAGTCGTAAACGCCGTGTGAAAAAGAATATAGAAACTGGGATTGCACATATCCATTCTACATTCAATAATACAATTGTAATGATCACTGACAGTCATGGTAATGCTTTAGCATGGTCATCTGCAGGTTCATTAGGTTTCAAAGGAAGCAAAAAATCAACACCGTTTGCAGCTCAAATGGCCGCAGAAGCTGCAACTAAAGCAGCACAAGAACATGGACTTAAAACTGTTGATGTAACAGTTAAAGGACCTGGTTCTGGACGTGAAGCAGCGATTCGTTCATTGCAAGCAACAGGTTTAGAAGTGACTGCAATTCGTGACGTGACTCCAGTTCCTCATAATGGATGCCGCCCTCCAAAACGCCGTCGTGTTTAA
- the infA gene encoding translation initiation factor IF-1, which yields MAKEDMIEVEGTVVETLPNAMFKVELENGHQVLATVSGKIRMHYIRILPGDKVTVELSPYDLTRGRITYRFK from the coding sequence GTGGCTAAAGAAGATATGATTGAAGTCGAAGGTACAGTCGTCGAAACTTTGCCGAATGCAATGTTTAAAGTTGAACTAGAAAATGGACACCAAGTTCTTGCTACTGTTTCCGGTAAGATCCGTATGCACTACATTCGAATTTTACCTGGAGATAAAGTAACTGTAGAGTTATCTCCATATGATTTAACTCGTGGTCGAATCACTTATCGCTTTAAATAA
- the rplO gene encoding 50S ribosomal protein L15 produces MKLHELKPAEGSRQVRNRVGRGTSSGNGKTAGRGQKGQKARSGGGVRLGFEGGQTPLFRRLPKRGFTNINRKDYAVINLDVLNRFEDGTEVTPAGLIEAGIVKNEKAGIKVLANGELTTKKLTVKAAKFSKAAEDAIVAAGGTIEVI; encoded by the coding sequence ATGAAACTTCATGAATTGAAACCTGCTGAAGGTTCACGCCAAGTACGTAACCGTGTTGGACGTGGTACTTCATCTGGTAATGGTAAAACTGCCGGCCGTGGACAAAAAGGGCAAAAAGCTCGTTCAGGCGGTGGTGTTAGACTAGGATTTGAAGGGGGTCAAACTCCATTATTCCGTCGTTTACCAAAACGCGGCTTCACGAACATCAACCGTAAAGATTATGCAGTCATCAACTTAGATGTCTTAAATCGTTTCGAAGATGGAACTGAAGTTACACCTGCAGGCTTGATCGAAGCTGGAATCGTGAAAAACGAAAAAGCTGGAATCAAAGTTCTTGCTAACGGTGAATTAACAACTAAAAAATTAACTGTGAAAGCAGCTAAATTCTCTAAAGCAGCAGAAGATGCAATTGTTGCAGCTGGTGGAACAATCGAGGTGATCTAA